In Haloarchaeobius amylolyticus, the genomic window GCGTACATCGTCCACGGGAATTTCCGTGACTTGGCCGAGATGTGTGATGACATCGCGACCACAGGGCTGGTGAAAACCTCGAAAGAAGCCGACAATACTGATGTGGAAAATGAGGTGTATCGGAGAGTCCATAATTATGTCTCATCTCTCTATTCGTACAATGAACACATTCGAGAGATTCTCAATAGGCGTCTTGGCCAACACATAGGGAAGCGATATTTTCTGCCGGGAAAAGACAACAGGGCAGCTCCAGACTATACCAAACGGGGTGCGTTTCTGTGGGGACTACGAAACGATTTCCAACACGGTGACTACTGGTGCCTGTCTGTAGAGAAGGCGAATCAGGACCAAGACTACGCGTTCTACCATTTGCGCTTCGAAAAGCAGGATTTCAATGCGACACCAAAGGGAGGGATCGAAGACGCAGGTGGATATGTCGCTCATGCCCCGGATGGTGAATACGAGTATCCACTTCCGTATATCGCTCATTTCCATCGCAATCTGTTTAATGACTTTGAGAGTGACTTCGAATCCTGGTGCGATCAATGAGTTCTGAGGCGGTCGTGGTTTTCTAGACTGGTATGCCCATCGCAACAGCTAACGAGGCAATTATGACCTCAACCACCCATCTCGGCAGTCATGACTCGCGATACGCTCTGGGAGCCCGATGCATCCACAGATAGGACATTGCATTAGTGGAGTCGGCGGGAGCCTTTCCCACTCACAAAGAGCTGCGCGGATGTGTTCACGAGTATCCGGAGAATCCGACCGAGTAAGCGCCTGCACAAGGTGCATCCGAAGTCGCTCACGGGCCGTCATTCAACATCCAGTCGACGCACTCCCCACAAGTGTGGTCGGCATTGTCGAAGGAATTGCAGATATCTTCTTGAGGCTGCCTTGCCTGAGAGGTAGCTTTTCGCTTCATCGCAGGGCCGTCTGAAGCGGTATTGTACTTAAAGTCGTAGAAGAATAGCTCGCTCTGCTGTTCAATGTATATTTTTCGTCTAACCGCTCACCAGCATCTCCTGCTCATCGTCGTAGCGTGGGATGTACTCCTCACCGCCGAACCAGCGAATGAGAGTTGACCGAAGACTTCGAATTCTCTCCTCGGTCGACTCGCCAACGTGATCGACGGTTCTGAGCGTCGTGGCGTAGCAGGCCCAAGCCGCGAACTCGCCCATCGTCTCGAACTCCTCAGCGATGGCCCGCTTGGCGGCAGCGGACGTCAGTCGGCCATGTGTCGAAAGCCACTGCTCCGGCAGTGATTCGGCAGCAGGATCACGGTTCCCCAGTCGGATTTCCTGAAGTCGATGCAGGTTTCCCCTGGTGTTTCCCTTCTTCCAGAGGACTGCGTCGTATCGACGGACCAGGGCAAGTTCATCAGCGTAAGTGATCGAATCCAAGTCGATCGTTTCGATGTCGACGTCGTCCGGTTGGGGTGCGGTGTTCTCGGGATAGTCCCTATGGAGGTACTGTTCACGGAAGCTCAAATCTCGGAAGTCTTGCAGCCGTATCGACCACTCAGTACCGCTCAGTTCGCGTTTGACGAAGTTCTCTGCGAACAGATGATAGTCATCGATTGCGACTTCAACCCCGAAAGCGGAAGCAAGCAGGGCAATAGCGAGTTGGCAAGCGCGTTCTGGTGACGCGTCCGGCCCCCAATCGAACCCGCCCGGCGACACAGTATGCACCATCAGGTGTTTGTCAAGGAGATCGTCGCCAGCGTAGACGAGACAGCCCCCAAGTGTGCGTTCTCCGCGATACCGCCGCGCTCGGTACTTTGACTGTGAGTAGCTCGTTTTCATAGATCCTCAATCAATTATTTCAGATAAATGGCTCTGTTGAAGAGCTACGCCGCTGATACCTTTTTCAGGCCGTGCTGGATACAGGGGGCGCGTATCTCGCACCAGTGGGACGGATTAGGCCACCTCTTCGAGTATAGACACGCCACTGCCATCTTCTAACTCCCATTCTCACTCGTCTTCGACACGAACGCGGATGTCCTCGAACAGTTCTACGGTGCCCACCGAAAGCCCGATGGCAGTTTCTGCCTTCGACTGTGAGTTCCAGCGCCAGTGATTTTATCGCTTGGACTCCCACGGAGAGTATATAAACAAGCCTTTCAGGGTGAGGCAGCGCTGATAGGGGACCTCCACCCGGACTATGACCGATGACCAGTACGACGAAGTCTACGGCAGATCTCGACCGCGGCCACGCACGGGCACTCGCTACCCGACTTCGAGCAGTTCCTACCCTCGCATGGATTGCCGCGGCAGTCGGCGGCTTCATCGGGAGCATCCCGCTCGGCCTGATGATGCAGTACGGGAACCCCGAACCCTTGATCGCGCTCGCTCTGCCGATGATGTACGGCCTCTCCGGACCAGACCTGCTCGCTGGATGGACGATTCACCAGTTTCACGGCGTCGCACTCGCAGTGATGTACGTTGCCGCCGTCCAGTGGGAACCACTCACCGAGCGCGCCAAGACGCTCCGGGGGGCCGCTGTCCTCGCCGTTATCGTCGGCGTCGTCTCGACGGCGCTACTGTCGGTGCTGTTGATGCCGCTCTGGCTCGGTGCGGTCGGCTACCCGTTCACGCCACCGTTCCCCGACCTCACGATGCCCGAGAAGCTATGGAGTGTCCTCGGTCACGTCATCTACGCGCTCCCGGTGACGATCGGGTACGCGCTCGTGATGAGGCGGTGACGCTACTGTGGTTGCTGAGGACATCACCCTTGGCCTCCACATCCTCACCGAATTTGCGGCGCTGTTCACTGGGAAAAGCCTCTAGTTAGCTCCTTGACTGATGTGTGGCTCTCGGGTGCCTGGATTGGTCAGTGGAACTTTCGAAAATACGGTCATCTGATAAGTGCAGAGAAAACACGTTGTTCGATTTTCCGGAGATGCTCGCTCACAGTCGTGGTTGCGACACCGATCTGAGTCGCAATCTTCTCGTGAGTGGTTCCTCTCGGTGTTTCGTAGTATCCATCCTCAACTGCCAGGGTGAGTACCTCCACCTGTCGCTCAGTCAGTAGTGAGATGATCTCACTCTCCCCTGGCTTGCGCTCTCCCTTTCTGAGGAGTGTGAGTTCAATATCTGACGGGATTTCCGAGATGACACGATGAAGCGTTTGTTCATCTCCGCTCATCGTGATTTTGAGTCCGTCATCGGTATGTGTTATGGGTGTCTCGAACACGACTCCGTGTGACCGGCCAAGAGAGAAAAATTCACGAATCGGCTCAATTGGGCGACCATGGATGTACACGAGCCCACTTTCGTTCTCTGGCACATCACAGGAGATGACCTCTTCGTGGTCCGTGAGGTACGTTCTTACCTGGGTGAGGTCGCCTCGAAGATGGTAGAGCAGAACAATCGTCCCATCTTCGAGAATAGTAACGTGGTGAAGCGATTCACGGATTATCGACGGATCCGCTGCGAGTAATTGATTCGCCGGATGGAACCCGCCTTCGACCGTAATTTCCAGCGTAATCGACTTCATGATACTACTCCTATTGCCTTAGATATATAAATGAGCCTGTCTGAGTGAGGCAGCGCCGATATGCAAATTCCAGTCTAACGATAATTTGCCTCATGAAAAGACAAATCCTTGTTTGGAATCAGTTGCATACCGGACAGTTACGGAGAGCAGTATCCGTTCCCTTTGTAAGTAACAGTACAAGCGGGGGGATTTGAGATGGGTGTTCGAATCAACGATTTCGGGGGTATTCCCGCCACGTTACGTAGCCGCGACGCAATTCTCCCGGGGGTGATGACGCTGATTTTGGTTGCGACCTTTACGTATCTCTCCCCAGGGTTATCACTGATTGTCACGTTCGTTCCCGCGATTATTCTTGCGTATGTGTGCTATCTACTGACGAGCTATCAACGAATGCCCGACCCAAGTCGGGTGCTCCCCGTCTATCTGGTCGCATTTGCTGTTCAGTTCCTGCACTTCGCCGAGGAATTCTCGACTGAGTTCTACACTCGCTGGCCGGTCGAGGTCTTCAACGCCGCTCCGTTCGAGCTCACGACGTTCGTTCAGATCAATATGGTCTCGTACGCTGCGTTCGCTCTCGGTGCGGTCGCCATCTACCGTGGTATCAAGGGTCCGATGCTCATCGTCTGGTTCTTCACGCTCATGGGAGTCATCGGAAACGGCGTTCTCCATCCCGTTTATCCGATCCTCGCGACCGGTGAGTTCGGCTACTTCTCCGGACTTTACACGTCCGTCCTCTATCTGATCCTCGGCCCAATCCTGTTTTCCCGTCTGTGGGAGGTTCGAAGCGATAGAGGCAGTGCTGTGAACCATGAGGTCGAGACGAACAGCAAAACGGGGAGCAGTCAATGAGGGTCAACAGATGGGTGGCGGCTGGCATCGCAGGAAGTATCGGTATCTTCGTTGCAAATCTCGTCAGTCAGGTCCTGTTCTTCCAGCTAGGCGAGGAAATACTATTCCATTCCGACCAGCAGAGTGACAAACTGATCGCCGTCATGACGCAGATGGAACCGCTGCCAGTGATGGAAACGAATCCGGCGGTGTACATGACCATCTCGTTGTTCATCGGTGCACTTCACGGCGGTATTTTCGCGTACATTCGCGATTCGCTTCCGGAGAACACCATCAAGAGCGGACTGGCTTATGGCGGGATCCTCTGGGCGCTGATGGCCCTCTACTTCGAGTTTCATGCACCCTTCAACATGTTCGGTGAACCTCTCCCACTTCTGGGACTGGAACTGTTCTTCTGGGTCATCGTCGTTAGCGTGGAGGGTGTGATTATCAGTACACTCCATAATCGCTTTGGCAATTCGGGGATGCTCGACCGATGAGAGTCGAACTGGACCTGGCGTACCGGATCGGAGGCGACAGTGAGTGTGAACATACGAAACTGTCATACCTCGGTCAGATGGGCCTGACAGAGATGTATAAGTGCAACCGTTGTAGTGGCGTCCTTACGACCCGTGGATAGCAACGGAAATCAGCTGAAGAAAGTGATGATACGCATGTCGAAACATCCGATGACTATCAGTGAGAGAGACACCGTAGCGACGGTAAAACGTGATACAATAAAACGCCAAGAGGGTTAATGTTAGATGTCGAATGAGATAGACAATATGAACTTCGTTGATCTGAGTCACACGTTCGAGGATGGGATGCCCGGGTTCCGTCACGAGAACGATGACGGGACGCACACGGAGTATACTGCGGAAGTGTCTCCGTTCTTCTCCCACGAGGAGTCACGAGAGAAGTACGACGGCAAAGCCGCGTTCGAGGTCACCGAAATGCAGTTCCAGACCTCTATCGGGACGTACCTCGATTCACCGTACCATCGGCATCCGGAAGGGCGCGACATCGGTGAACTGGAAATAGGCGAACTGATACACCCAGGAACGGTGGTCGATGCCCGAGAACTTGATAGCGACAAGGAACTAACCATCGACGCACTTCCCAGCGAAGCCGACCTCGCAGGGACCGCCGTCCTGTTCAATTTTGGATGGGACAAATACTGGGGCTCAGAGCAGTACCGATCCTACCCATACATCTCTGAGGCCGTCATTGAGAGACTGATTGACGCAGACGTTTCTCTGGTCGGAGTGGACACGTTGAACGCCGACGACCACCATAATCCCGCCCGCCCGGCTCACACCCGTCTCCTCAAAGAGGAAATCTTCATCGTCGAGAATCTCCGCAACCTTGATTCTCTTGTCGGTGAGTCATTCCGATTCTTCGCTGTGCCGATCAAAGCCAAAGACACTGCTGCAATGCCCATTCGTGCGTTTGCCGAAGTCGATCAGTGAGGCAAGAAGACGGTATTCGCAATGTGTGGCAGGATCTAAGGTCTGTATCTCGCACGACATCTCTATTAGTTTCTAAGGATTTCAACAGAGGCTCATAAATCAAAGTTAGTAGTCGAATACAGGACCGTGCTAGCTTATTTATTCTCAAAGATTTTGACGCAACCTTCACATTGCTAATTCCTAACAAAGCGTGCTAATGACTTTACGACCAGACGAGATATTAGGTGAAAATGACGACCTACATTCCTTCGTATCTTCGAGCGTTGAGCCAAATACGCACGGGTACTCACTCTGGGGTTGACCAGAAGACGGATGACGTGGAGGCCGTCAGTTGCCCCAATATCGAGGCGTTAGAGTTTGAACAGCAGGAGACGGTCAATCTCTGGGTCAATAAGCAGGCCTACCACGGGAAGCAAGTGGTTACAAGCGATAGACA contains:
- a CDS encoding DUF6166 domain-containing protein, with translation MKTSYSQSKYRARRYRGERTLGGCLVYAGDDLLDKHLMVHTVSPGGFDWGPDASPERACQLAIALLASAFGVEVAIDDYHLFAENFVKRELSGTEWSIRLQDFRDLSFREQYLHRDYPENTAPQPDDVDIETIDLDSITYADELALVRRYDAVLWKKGNTRGNLHRLQEIRLGNRDPAAESLPEQWLSTHGRLTSAAAKRAIAEEFETMGEFAAWACYATTLRTVDHVGESTEERIRSLRSTLIRWFGGEEYIPRYDDEQEMLVSG
- a CDS encoding helix-turn-helix domain-containing protein, with protein sequence MKSITLEITVEGGFHPANQLLAADPSIIRESLHHVTILEDGTIVLLYHLRGDLTQVRTYLTDHEEVISCDVPENESGLVYIHGRPIEPIREFFSLGRSHGVVFETPITHTDDGLKITMSGDEQTLHRVISEIPSDIELTLLRKGERKPGESEIISLLTERQVEVLTLAVEDGYYETPRGTTHEKIATQIGVATTTVSEHLRKIEQRVFSALIR
- a CDS encoding cyclase family protein; its protein translation is MSNEIDNMNFVDLSHTFEDGMPGFRHENDDGTHTEYTAEVSPFFSHEESREKYDGKAAFEVTEMQFQTSIGTYLDSPYHRHPEGRDIGELEIGELIHPGTVVDARELDSDKELTIDALPSEADLAGTAVLFNFGWDKYWGSEQYRSYPYISEAVIERLIDADVSLVGVDTLNADDHHNPARPAHTRLLKEEIFIVENLRNLDSLVGESFRFFAVPIKAKDTAAMPIRAFAEVDQ